Below is a genomic region from Erigeron canadensis isolate Cc75 chromosome 7, C_canadensis_v1, whole genome shotgun sequence.
caGCTACTTATGGATCTATGATGGTTTTGTATCTAACAGGACATATTGAAGAAGTTTCAGTTATGGAAACTGATTGTTTCAGTTTTTGCATTTTCATCTACGCCAGAGCTGATGTTTGGCGCTTATCTTCTTTACTACTTTCGTGTGTTTGAACGACAAATAGGTTCTAATAAATATTCCGTGAGTTTTTTCATAACCCATTAAccttatactttttgttttgttttcttaatcCACAGTAATTAGTCACGTGCATCCTATTTGAcacaaaatgaaaatgatgtCGATCATACCATGGCATTATGCATGATAATTGGAAGAGAGTTAGTATGAGCGGGAAGAACTAGTGATTAAGTTTGTGTTGAAACTTCAACTGTattgtatattattataaattagtCGATAACTGTTGCATTTATATGTTTATGGACTTGAAattgtatatattaatgtattacaTTATTCTGGGTGAAAATTCATGTCTTCAGGTATTCATCACGTTCTCTATAGTTGTGTCTTCACTGCTACAGCTATGTGCTCAAGCATTTCTTAATGGTAAGCTATCAGTATGCTTCAGTTTATTTTGAAATTACCATGTGTTCACTTCTATTTTGCTGAAGCTGATAACCTAAGTTGAAgtttgaacttcatttatgCAGATCCTGCCTTAAGTCTACTCACATCTGGGCCCTATGGCCTCATATTCTCTTCATTTGTACCATTCTTTTTTGACATTCCAGTTTCGACACGGTTCCGTGTATCTAGCCTATCTTTCTCTGACAAATCTTTCGTCTATTTAGCAGGGCTTCAGGTAGATAGAAGTTTAGTCCTATAACTTACATGTTGTTGCTAGTTATATCCGGAGTCGTTAATTCCTACCTGTTTACTTATAAATCAGTAAATTTGGGTTGTGTGTTCTATCTCAAATGTGTCAGATGAGTTACATCAAAGAATTTACTAGTCAAATGAGTTTTAATACTTCATTAGTTTTTAGTGCGGACATCCTCGGATTGTTGTATTAACAGCTGTTCATAATCTTATTCAGCACATAAATcgtttataatatttttttttgaagaaatcGCAAAAAGGTGCTTGCTGGTCAAACCCAACCCAGTCAAACTCAAATTGACCCATTTTGAACTTCTACCGACCTTTCCATTTTGCCACTTCTAGTATTTCCTAACTGAAATTTTCATCTATCTTTTTCCAccttcattttatttctcttcaTTCATCATTAACTTTATTATGATGCAGCTTCTATTGTCATCCTGGAAAAGATCCTTAATACCAGGCCTATGTGGCATCATTGCTGGTTCTCTATATCGTTCAAACGTGCTACGCATCCGTAGGCTTAAggtatatattgtttttctttttgtactcACACTATTTCTGCTATTTTATGATCCATGAGCTCGTATTAGTGATTGGTTCAGAAAGTATACGTCTATTTGACGTGTATCTCATTAGAAAAAGCTAATTTTATCATTCTCACAAATAAGGACAAGGaaatacaaaaatttttaaCCATCTAACCatcattattttattgttaaaatcTTACAATGTTCTAAGACTAATATCTATTACTCTTGTTATTCTATAATTTCAGTTCCCTGGGTTCATAGCTTCCTTCTTTTCAAGCCTTTCTTTCCCATCTGTCGGTGGTGTATCACCTGCTCCACCGGCAAGAAATGCACCATCCTTTGTTGCTCGTCAAGCAGAGGTATTTGGCTTTTTATTATTCCTATCTTTACAGTTTACATATATGCAAGTGCTGTTATTGGGATCTTGTGTAGTCACTATATAAGTTGGTAACTGTTTTCCTCACCTTCATTTCTTTTATTGGATTGAACATGCAGTAAATGCCAAACTGCCAAAGTTAAGTTACTTACAGAGTAGTTTTTTAGTAATGTCTAATCTTATTTGAGTTCCCATGTGAGAACTGAGAACTGACAGAATGACTAAAAGTTTGGAAGTTCTTAATATACAGTTAATGGTGTAATGGTTatgaatttataattattatgtttcttTGCAAGACCAAGTGGGCACATCAATTTCTGAAGCtcatattttaaaaactaaagttatatTACCtgatttcaaaataaatttCTGACAGTGGTGGAATAATGAAGAGGGTAATCTTTTTGATGCCAGGTGGGGCCAAATATGATTCTAAAAATACATTATCTGTAATAAAttgatttaggaggttgtatgcattgaGCCATTGAGCAATCACTTTGGGCGACTTATCCAATTAACCTGTTCCATTATATGGTAGTTATTTTTACCCATTTTGATGGCATATAGATGAAACATAACTTCATCAATAGGTATGTGGAGTGTAATGGCCAACTTTAATGGTTCATGTTTATTTGATTCAGGGTAATTATCATGCTCCAGTGTCATCTGGCCTAGAGCCACCTGAGGATTCTATTTCAACATTGGTTTCAATGGGGTTTGATAGGAATTCGGCAAGACAGGCTCTTGTTCATGCCAGAAACGACGTCAATGTTGCCACTAATATTCTTCTCGAGTCACAGGCTCATTAACATATTCTGCATCCATTTTTGAGCTCAATGATAGGATGGTCTGCTCGTCTAGAATACACAAGTTGTTCATGGTAATACCTTCGAGGGtttagtttctttttatttacctGTTGTTCTCTTTTATTCATAGCAATGTGTATACTCCTGATACTAGAATCTCTTAGGATCAATTGTTGGAGACTAGACCAAATGCTCTTTGAACATATCTAAAATGTATAGTTGCATTGCCTGCTAAATATATCCAACCGACTTGTTCCCGTGATTTTAATCATACTGATTGATGAGACATCGTGGAATGTGGAGGATAGGTTTGTGGAAAAACAAAGCAGCATTGGAGTTATAGAAAATAGTGGATGATTTTGGTAATTCTGATATGTGATGTTTGATACCTTTTTGCCATTTTATACGCCCAACATAGACAAAACAAAACTTTGAATATCTGAAGTTTATTTGCATATTACTGAGAGTCGCATACACTTGCAAATTGCAATCACATATAGACTGTCCCATGAACTTTCGAATTAATTTGTTTCGTTAATCCTGCCACTGACATCATCATTCGTGTATCTTTCAAGTCTTTTGGAACATAGGTCATCATGACGCATACCACCTCAACTATTGTTTTACATGTCAGTTTAAAAATTCATTAGTACTAATTACTTGGTCTCCAGCTATAGATTCTTCAATGGATCacaaattaatattgaaatGCTTAAATGAATGGGGAAAAAATGTGCTTTCAAAACATAACATCTACAAGTATAGTTTTTGTGGGTGAAGTTTTTAGCTAGAACATTATTTCCACAAATTCTATACACACTCGAACTGCTAGATAAATTTAATGAAGCATTAACAATGTCTTGTACATAGAGGGGTACAAAAAAACCTGGTCGGAACCCGAACCCGAAATTGGTCAACAACTGGATTTGACCAACTTGGCGGTTACAAAGCGGTTTGAGTTTTCAGTTTTTTTATGGGATTGAAACCGGGTTGAGATCGAGTCAGGTTTGGTTTTTGGTCATAAAATCCTAATAAATAACCGGTCAAAGTTTGACCCAAAACCAATTTCAAACCGGATCGGGTTCAAGTCGAGTTGAATAATAACCGGTTTTTGTATGCCACTATTTGTACATGTAGCTCCAGTGCCTTTCAAGGTTAGTTAGGTGACCGGTGACATGGGTGGCTTACACAACTATGGGCCTAAATAACTACTCATAAGGTGGGGATTATTTTACCACCCCTCCATATTTCTCCTCAATTTTGTTTTGTCCATCCACACTAGTAAGTTCCTCACCACTCCTTCCCGTcttattttttaagaaagacttcaatttataaataatatataaaatagtactcctttgtttattatttacatACTTATCacttatacaataaaaataattatggaATACCAAAAgcgaaaaacaaaaatatgttagataaactaaaaactaaaatcaaaatGTACAGTagttttaaaaccaaaaaaatttttagaaaaaaaaaaaagatgtggaTAACGCATATAAAAGTTGAGAAAAGACGCAGACACTTGACCCTTTTCCATAGTCAATTGTCTTTTTCATATAACTTGCAAAacagtaaaaataaataaaataaaaaaatcacccACTTTAACCAACCactttgaattccatttttaaAAACCAGTCAATTCTACATCTTTCATTCTCTCGattagtctatatatatatgtatatattccaTCGACTGATAGGTTAAAAACATACATGTGATgcatattacatttattgaaGCGTATGAGGAGATAAATTAAGCATAAATGGTTAAAAAAGCATACAATAACAAGTAAATAAAACACATTtacatgttttaaaaaaaaccatttCTTACAAAATACGACTTACTAATTAAGGAAACTAATATATCAAAACCTTATACGTACGATCGATGTTGTAGAATATCCATCATGGGCGGGGGCCAGAGAAGAAGGAAGCATAACAAGCCGGGCAATTGTATTGTTTGGCTTGAATCAATTTCCCAACACATTCGGAATGAAAGAAATGACTACATCGACTTAGTTTACATACAACGTCGTCCTTATCGTAAATAGCATGACAAATTAGACATATTTCTGCCAATTGACTATTCCTTCGTACCTGAAGATCTTGGAACCGAATACTTGGAAGATCAACTAGACATTCTTTGTATTGATGGTTGTGTATATAAACAGTATGGTATTGGAAGTAATATGAGAAgtaatattttagaaaattgagCAGTTCTGTTTTTACTAAAAATGTTAATGATAATATGATACAAAAACAGCAAATGATGGCGATCGGCATTTTAGTGTCTAGTGTTGTACTTGTTGTTTATGAATTTGGGCCAAGGGGGATCGAACAAGTGGATTAAGTAGGTGAATAAGTGGCCTTTGGGTCATTACACGACTTTTTAGTATACATTTTCACGAGTTATGGGgtccaaatatattatataatgataaatacggagaaaataaaaatgtaagaCGTGGACAGTATTATCTgactaaaagttaaaaaaaatgattgctGGAATAGAGTTTCGGCTTGcaagaaataaataattgaaaCTTTACctctataataatatataacaaaatatatagaatGGTGATTCAAAGACAAGATAGTAGTAGTTGGTGTTATTAATTTATCCTTTGTTTGTCTAAATCAgatatattgtttataaaaaaaggtGATCCTATTCCTATCTCACATAAAGACGTATATGTAATGCGTTTTATTCCTTGtgttttttatattgttatttattgatgtatccCACGAGACAATGTACCCCTAAttgttaaagtttttatttttttaattttaaaatcacaGGTTTATATTACGTTTTtagattatataaattttgttacaaACTGATACTGTAAAATCTAtcaactttatttattaattaaacttttttactatatatatgcaacaatactttttttttcaagtcaAAATAACTCTTTTAAAATCTAATCAACCCctttttaaatactttattcaaataaaaattactAGAAAGGTCAAACTTCAAAGTGTGTTTACGGTTTGGAAAACTACAAAATTATTTTCAGAATTAGTCAAACATTTTTTTACCAATCATTAGTAAGAAATGGAGTGTAGCCATTAGCCAATTAAAAATCATGACATGAACCTAAtgcaaattaaaaatcattcatGTGGCAAGATAGGCACACACATGTTATATTATTACTTGTCtatttaaatatttgatttgatgATTCGGGACTACTAAAGTTACAAACTTTAGCAGCTAAGACTGGACACGCATCTGCTACAAACATTGTGTACAGTCCACCGGAGCATGGTAAATCAGGAATtcaaaattaaagtttaaaTATGAAGATGATGAGTCTGAAATTTAGAAGATATTACTTTCTCAAAGGTACAACTTCCCCTCAAGTATAGTGGACCAGCCTGTTCATTTGTAGTACAATAGGTACAGGAACACatgttaataaaaatagtaGATGTAGTTTTGAAATGGTTGAaggttgatatgatttttaattaaactaaattgcataaaaaacaattaaaagacCTCAACCGTTGGTATATACGAGTTCCGCCAAATATTCAATCTAGAATATTTTGTAAAACAATAATAGATGCACATGCTTGAAATCAAATCACATGCAGACAAAGAATTCGCtacctatatctataataccttattaaaaaaaaaaactcatattccaaaatctcaaaaaataaattaatataaccAAAATATccttctcttttatttattaatttaaacatctccaccta
It encodes:
- the LOC122607428 gene encoding rhomboid-like protein 20 encodes the protein MNGGPSGFNNAPITRAFVIACCLFTIFFGIQGRSHKLGLSYQDILKKFQLWKLIVSVFAFSSTPELMFGAYLLYYFRVFERQIGSNKYSVFITFSIVVSSLLQLCAQAFLNDPALSLLTSGPYGLIFSSFVPFFFDIPVSTRFRVSSLSFSDKSFVYLAGLQLLLSSWKRSLIPGLCGIIAGSLYRSNVLRIRRLKFPGFIASFFSSLSFPSVGGVSPAPPARNAPSFVARQAEGNYHAPVSSGLEPPEDSISTLVSMGFDRNSARQALVHARNDVNVATNILLESQAH